A window from Bdellovibrionales bacterium encodes these proteins:
- the dnaJ gene encoding molecular chaperone DnaJ, whose protein sequence is MSNQRDYYEVLGVARDADGDTIKKAYRKLAMQFHPDKNPGNPEAEEKFKECASAYEILSDPQKRAQYDRFGHAAFRGGMGGGGGHPDMEDIFANFGDIFGDFFGGGQQRRTRSRTEPRRGADLRYVTEITLKDVLRGLEKDIEFDTDTSCGECKGSGAEKGSAPVTCPTCHGQGQVIRQQGFFSVASTCPTCHGQGTTIKNPCKSCKGKGRVPEHRKIRINIPPGVDTGTRLRVGNEGEGGYNGGPAGDLYVEIRVKDHANFEREGDDLHTTVEVSYLQLLLGAELPVESLDDDITLDIPKGTPNGKTLKVGGQGLPSLRGHRRGDLYCTLEVEFPEKISKEEEKLLRDLAKLEGIQVKGEGGGFFGKKK, encoded by the coding sequence ATCAAAGGGATTACTACGAGGTCTTGGGCGTCGCTCGCGATGCCGATGGAGATACGATTAAGAAGGCCTATCGCAAGCTGGCCATGCAGTTCCATCCTGATAAAAATCCCGGCAATCCCGAAGCCGAAGAAAAGTTCAAAGAGTGCGCCAGTGCCTATGAAATTCTGAGCGATCCGCAAAAGCGGGCGCAGTACGACCGCTTCGGCCACGCGGCTTTCCGCGGTGGCATGGGCGGCGGTGGTGGCCATCCAGACATGGAAGATATTTTCGCCAACTTCGGCGACATCTTTGGCGACTTCTTCGGAGGCGGCCAGCAACGTCGCACTCGTTCTCGTACAGAACCTCGCAGAGGGGCGGATCTTCGTTACGTGACGGAGATCACTCTGAAAGACGTTCTCCGCGGCCTTGAAAAAGACATCGAATTTGATACCGACACCTCTTGTGGCGAGTGCAAAGGCAGCGGAGCTGAAAAAGGCTCTGCACCTGTGACCTGTCCGACCTGCCATGGCCAAGGCCAAGTCATCCGTCAGCAGGGCTTCTTTAGCGTCGCTTCAACCTGCCCAACCTGTCACGGGCAAGGGACGACGATCAAAAATCCATGCAAGTCCTGTAAGGGAAAAGGCCGTGTGCCTGAGCATCGTAAGATCCGCATCAACATTCCTCCAGGTGTCGACACTGGCACTCGTTTGCGCGTCGGCAACGAAGGGGAAGGCGGTTACAACGGGGGGCCTGCGGGCGACCTCTATGTTGAGATTCGTGTAAAAGATCATGCGAATTTTGAGCGCGAAGGGGATGACCTTCATACCACAGTCGAAGTCTCCTATCTCCAATTGCTTTTAGGAGCGGAATTGCCGGTAGAAAGCCTGGACGACGACATCACTTTGGACATCCCTAAGGGCACGCCAAACGGCAAAACCCTCAAGGTGGGAGGCCAAGGTTTACCGTCCCTCAGAGGCCATCGCCGTGGCGACCTCTATTGCACACTTGAGGTCGAATTTCCCGAAAAAATCTCAAAAGAAGAAGAAAAACTCTTACGCGATTTGGCAAAATTAGAGGGTATTCAAGTCAAAGGTGAAGGCGGCGGCTTTTTCGGCAAGAAAAAGTAG
- the dnaK gene encoding molecular chaperone DnaK → MGKIIGIDLGTTNSCVAIMEGGEPKVLVNEEGARTTPSVVAFTKDGDRLVGQIAKRQAVTNPENTIYSAKRFIGRRFDEISEEIKLVPYTVVAKGNDCVFKLTNGKQVSPEEIGAAVLAKLKKVAEDYLGEPVTEAVVTVPAYFNDSQRQATKDAGRIAGLEIKRIINEPTAAALAYGLDKKKDEKIAIYDFGGGTFDISILEVGDGVVEVRSTNGDTHLGGDNFDTVILEWLITEFKKDQGIDLKNDKMALQRLKEAAEKAKIELSSAQDTEINLPFITADQTGPKHLQTRLSRAKFEQMTEALVKRSMDPCRKALEDAGLKASEIDEVVLVGGSTRIPAIQKAVKDFFGKEPNRTVNPDEVVAIGAAVQGGVLAGDVKDVLLLDVTPLSLGIETLGGVMTALIERNTAIPTKKTQVFSTAADNQPAVDIHVLQGERKMSADNKTLGRFELTGIPPAPRGVPQVEVTFDIDANGILSVSAKDLSSGKQQQIKITAQSGLSEEEVKKAVREAELQADADKAKAEAVQAHNNLDNLIYQTEKVIKDAGTQLPEAEVKSANEAIAEARKVLENKGAPATELKAAFDKLQTVTHKLSSELYKKQGGQPGGDGSGGGGAGGGSTETEGANKGGDDVIDADYKDVN, encoded by the coding sequence ATGGGAAAAATTATTGGTATTGACTTAGGTACGACCAACTCTTGCGTGGCGATCATGGAAGGTGGCGAACCGAAAGTTCTAGTGAATGAGGAAGGCGCACGCACGACTCCTTCAGTGGTTGCATTCACGAAAGACGGCGATCGTCTCGTGGGTCAAATCGCGAAACGTCAGGCAGTGACAAATCCTGAAAACACAATTTATTCTGCGAAACGTTTTATCGGTCGCAGATTCGACGAAATCAGCGAAGAGATCAAACTCGTTCCGTACACAGTAGTTGCTAAAGGCAATGACTGCGTATTCAAGCTGACAAACGGTAAGCAGGTTTCTCCAGAAGAAATCGGTGCGGCTGTTTTGGCAAAACTCAAAAAAGTTGCTGAAGACTATTTGGGCGAGCCGGTGACTGAAGCTGTTGTCACAGTTCCAGCGTACTTCAATGACTCTCAAAGACAGGCAACGAAAGACGCCGGTCGCATCGCGGGTCTAGAGATCAAACGTATCATCAACGAACCGACTGCGGCTGCGTTGGCGTACGGCTTGGATAAGAAAAAAGACGAGAAGATCGCAATCTACGACTTCGGTGGCGGTACATTCGATATCTCTATCCTTGAAGTTGGTGACGGTGTTGTTGAAGTTCGTTCGACGAACGGTGACACTCACTTGGGTGGTGATAACTTCGATACAGTGATCTTGGAATGGCTCATCACTGAGTTCAAAAAAGACCAAGGCATTGATTTGAAAAACGACAAAATGGCTTTGCAACGTTTGAAAGAAGCGGCTGAGAAAGCGAAAATTGAACTCTCTTCTGCGCAAGATACAGAGATCAATCTTCCGTTCATCACGGCGGACCAAACAGGTCCTAAGCATTTGCAAACGCGCCTTTCTCGCGCGAAGTTCGAGCAAATGACTGAGGCGTTGGTAAAACGTTCTATGGATCCATGCCGTAAGGCTTTGGAAGACGCTGGTTTGAAAGCTTCTGAGATCGATGAAGTCGTTCTCGTGGGTGGTTCAACTCGTATTCCTGCGATCCAAAAAGCAGTTAAAGATTTCTTCGGTAAAGAACCAAACCGCACTGTGAACCCTGACGAAGTGGTTGCAATCGGTGCCGCTGTTCAAGGGGGCGTTCTTGCTGGTGATGTGAAAGACGTATTGCTCCTCGACGTAACTCCGCTCAGCCTCGGTATTGAAACCCTTGGCGGCGTAATGACAGCGTTGATCGAGAGAAATACAGCGATCCCTACGAAGAAAACGCAGGTGTTCTCGACGGCAGCTGATAATCAGCCAGCGGTGGACATCCACGTGTTGCAGGGTGAGCGTAAGATGTCTGCGGATAACAAAACTTTGGGCCGCTTCGAGTTGACTGGCATTCCACCAGCTCCACGGGGTGTTCCTCAAGTTGAAGTTACTTTCGACATCGACGCCAACGGTATCTTGAGCGTATCTGCGAAAGACTTGTCTTCTGGCAAGCAACAGCAGATCAAGATCACTGCACAATCTGGTTTGAGCGAAGAAGAAGTTAAAAAAGCGGTTCGTGAAGCGGAATTGCAAGCGGATGCCGATAAGGCAAAAGCGGAAGCAGTTCAAGCTCACAACAACTTGGACAACCTGATCTACCAAACAGAGAAGGTGATCAAAGATGCTGGAACGCAGCTTCCAGAGGCAGAAGTAAAATCTGCTAATGAAGCCATCGCAGAAGCACGTAAAGTTCTCGAGAACAAAGGTGCCCCAGCGACTGAGTTGAAAGCGGCGTTCGATAAGTTGCAAACTGTGACTCACAAGTTGTCTTCTGAGCTTTACAAAAAGCAAGGCGGCCAACCTGGCGGTGACGGATCTGGTGGTGGCGGCGCAGGCGGTGGCTCAACCGAAACCGAAGGCGCTAACAAAGGCGGCGACGATGTGATCGACGCAGACTATAAAGACGTCAACTAA